A single genomic interval of Zingiber officinale cultivar Zhangliang chromosome 4A, Zo_v1.1, whole genome shotgun sequence harbors:
- the LOC121973351 gene encoding protein RETICULATA-RELATED 1, chloroplastic-like: MTCNGIIVWSLAPCRSYGNTFRFDLENTIQKLPNNIFENSYPMREFDLQKRIYSFFYKAAEFSLLGLAAGTIQGAITKDFAAKKEGRLSVTIPSASSNALGYGAF, encoded by the exons ATGACTTGTAATGGAATAATTGTTTGGTCCCTTGCACCTTGTCGTTCATATGGGAATACATTCCGCTTTGACTTGGAAAATACAATTCAGAAACTTCCCAATAATATTTTTGAGAATAGCTATCCTATGAGAGAATTTGACTTGCAGAAGAGAATTTACTCTTTCTTCTACAAAGCAGCAGAATTTTCTTTACTGGGACTAGCTGCAGGGACAATTCAAGGTGCTATAACAAAAGATTTTGCTGCCAAGAAGGAGGGAAG GTTATCAGTGACAATTCCTTCTGCAAGTAGCAATGCTCTTGGTTATGGTGCTTTTTAG